Proteins found in one Microbacterium sp. SSM24 genomic segment:
- a CDS encoding ATP-dependent Clp protease ATP-binding subunit: MFERFTDRARRVVVLAQEEAKMLNHNYIGTEHILLGLIHEGEGVAAKALESLGISLDAVREQVQDIIGQGQQQPTGHIPFTPRAKKVLELSLREALQLGHNYIGTEHILLGLIREGEGVAAQVLVKLGADLNKVRQQVIQLLSGYQGKEPAGVASGAGEQTQGTTQGGSQVLDQFGRNLTQAARDNKLDPVIGREKEIERVMQILSRRSKNNPVLIGEPGVGKTAVVEGLAQAIVKGDVPETLKDKQLYSLDLGSLIAGSRYRGDFEERLKKVTKEIRTRGDIIVFIDEIHTLVGAGAAEGAIDAASILKPLLARGELQTIGATTLDEYRKHFEKDAALERRFQPIQVAEPSLPHAINILKGLRDRYEAHHKVQITDGAIVAAANLADRYISDRFLPDKAIDLIDEAGARLRLSILSSPPELREFDEKIASVREQKEVASEEQDFEKAASLRDEEKSLLAERLRLEKQWRSGDVATHAVVDEGLIAEVLAQATGIPVFKLTEEESSRLVFMEKALHQRVIGQEEAIAALSKTIRRQRAGLKDPKRPSGSFIFAGPTGVGKTELAKALAEFLFDDEHALISLDMSEFGEKHTVSRLFGAPPGFVGFEEGGQLTEKVRRKPFSVVLFDEIEKAHPDIFNSLLQILEEGRLTDGQGRVIDFKNTVIIMTTNLGSSAIAGGPVGFQVEGNSGTTYERMKGKVNEELKRNFKPEFLNRVDDIIVFPQLDKDELRQIVGLFTKRLGERLLDRDMTVELSDAAKDKLIDIGFDPALGARPLRRAMQREVEDRLSEKILHGELNPGDHVKVDVENGEFAFEHGPRGEKVAVGVVHGGEITATPDLAANA, translated from the coding sequence ATGTTCGAGAGATTCACCGATCGTGCCCGTCGTGTGGTCGTCCTCGCCCAGGAAGAGGCGAAGATGCTCAACCACAACTACATCGGCACGGAGCACATCCTGCTCGGTCTCATCCACGAGGGCGAGGGTGTCGCAGCCAAGGCCCTCGAGAGCCTGGGCATCTCGCTCGACGCCGTGCGCGAGCAGGTGCAGGACATCATCGGGCAGGGTCAGCAGCAGCCGACCGGCCACATCCCCTTCACTCCGCGTGCCAAGAAGGTGCTCGAGCTGTCCCTGCGCGAGGCGCTGCAGCTCGGCCACAACTACATCGGCACCGAGCACATCCTCCTCGGTCTCATCCGTGAGGGCGAGGGCGTCGCCGCCCAGGTGCTGGTCAAGCTCGGCGCCGACCTCAACAAGGTGCGCCAGCAGGTCATCCAGCTGCTCTCGGGCTACCAGGGCAAGGAGCCCGCGGGTGTCGCCAGCGGCGCCGGCGAGCAGACCCAGGGCACCACCCAGGGCGGGTCGCAGGTGCTCGACCAGTTCGGCCGCAACCTGACGCAGGCCGCGCGCGACAACAAGCTCGACCCGGTGATCGGGCGCGAGAAGGAGATCGAGCGGGTCATGCAGATCCTGTCTCGCCGCTCCAAGAACAACCCCGTCCTCATCGGCGAGCCCGGTGTCGGCAAGACCGCCGTCGTCGAGGGGCTCGCGCAGGCCATCGTCAAGGGCGATGTGCCCGAGACGCTGAAGGACAAGCAGCTCTACTCGCTCGACCTCGGTTCGCTCATCGCCGGCTCCCGCTACCGCGGAGACTTCGAGGAGCGCCTCAAGAAGGTCACCAAGGAGATCCGCACGCGCGGCGACATCATCGTCTTCATCGACGAGATCCACACCCTGGTGGGTGCGGGTGCTGCCGAGGGAGCCATCGACGCGGCATCCATCCTCAAGCCGCTGCTCGCTCGCGGCGAGCTGCAGACGATCGGTGCGACGACGCTCGACGAGTACCGCAAGCACTTCGAGAAGGATGCTGCGCTCGAGCGCCGCTTCCAGCCGATCCAGGTCGCGGAGCCGAGCCTGCCCCACGCGATCAACATCCTGAAGGGGCTGCGCGACCGCTACGAGGCGCACCACAAGGTGCAGATCACCGACGGCGCCATCGTCGCCGCCGCGAACCTCGCCGACCGCTACATCTCCGACCGCTTCCTGCCCGACAAGGCGATCGACCTGATCGACGAGGCCGGCGCCCGCCTGCGTCTGTCGATCCTGTCGAGCCCGCCCGAGCTGCGCGAGTTCGACGAGAAGATCGCCAGCGTGCGCGAGCAGAAGGAAGTCGCCTCCGAGGAGCAGGACTTCGAGAAGGCCGCATCCCTGCGCGACGAGGAGAAGTCCCTCCTCGCCGAGCGGCTGCGTCTCGAGAAGCAGTGGCGCTCCGGCGACGTCGCCACCCACGCCGTGGTCGACGAGGGCCTGATCGCCGAGGTCCTGGCCCAGGCCACCGGCATCCCGGTGTTCAAGCTCACCGAGGAGGAGTCCAGCCGGCTCGTCTTCATGGAGAAGGCGCTGCACCAGCGCGTCATCGGCCAGGAAGAGGCGATCGCCGCCCTCTCGAAGACGATCCGCCGTCAGCGTGCAGGCCTCAAGGACCCCAAGCGCCCCTCCGGCTCGTTCATCTTCGCCGGCCCGACCGGCGTCGGAAAGACCGAGCTGGCCAAGGCGCTCGCCGAGTTCCTCTTCGACGACGAGCACGCGCTCATCTCGCTCGACATGTCGGAGTTCGGTGAGAAGCACACCGTCTCGCGTCTGTTCGGCGCCCCTCCCGGATTCGTCGGATTCGAAGAGGGCGGCCAGCTCACCGAGAAGGTGCGGCGCAAGCCGTTCTCGGTCGTGCTCTTCGACGAGATCGAGAAGGCGCACCCCGACATCTTCAACTCGCTGCTGCAGATCCTCGAAGAGGGTCGCCTGACCGACGGTCAGGGTCGCGTCATCGACTTCAAGAACACGGTGATCATCATGACGACGAACCTCGGTTCGTCGGCGATCGCCGGCGGCCCCGTGGGCTTCCAGGTCGAGGGCAACAGCGGCACGACGTACGAGCGCATGAAGGGCAAGGTCAACGAAGAGCTCAAGCGCAACTTCAAGCCCGAGTTCCTGAACCGCGTCGACGACATCATCGTCTTCCCGCAGCTCGACAAGGACGAGCTGCGCCAGATCGTGGGTCTGTTCACCAAGCGCCTCGGTGAGCGTCTGCTCGACCGCGACATGACGGTGGAGCTGTCGGATGCCGCGAAGGACAAGCTCATCGACATCGGGTTCGACCCGGCGCTCGGCGCCCGGCCGCTGCGTCGTGCCATGCAGCGCGAGGTCGAGGACCGCCTGTCGGAGAAGATCCTGCACGGCGAGCTCAACCCCGGCGACCACGTGAAGGTCGATGTCGAGAACGGCGAGTTCGCGTTCGAGCACGGCCCGCGCGGCGAGAAGGTCGCGGTGGGCGTCGTCCACGGCGGCGAGATCACCGCGACGCCCGACCTCGCGGCGAACGCGTAA
- a CDS encoding helix-turn-helix domain-containing protein yields the protein MTPAEDEGPSGVHCRLDELLEDRGMTLTRLSELVGVSVVNLSILKNDRARAIRYSTLSAICRALDCEIGDLLTRAD from the coding sequence ATGACCCCCGCGGAGGACGAAGGTCCGTCCGGGGTCCACTGCCGCCTCGACGAGCTGCTCGAGGATCGCGGCATGACGCTCACGCGCCTGTCGGAGCTCGTCGGCGTGTCCGTGGTGAACCTGTCGATCCTCAAGAACGACCGCGCCCGCGCCATCCGCTACTCGACGCTGTCGGCGATCTGCCGCGCGCTGGACTGCGAGATCGGCGACCTGCTCACCCGCGCCGACTGA
- a CDS encoding endonuclease domain-containing protein, whose protein sequence is MPRDPLPPNLGPVFSVGGARAAGVSPSRLRASDLIAPYRGARVTKDAALAGVDLAAGTTEGVVRARAVAIGPTLPANQFFSHLTAAVLWGLPVPASLLVDHGRGPRDLDIGVYAPLRHPRHVGVKGHQVRPDGLRVVSHPVLGVRVTSPASTWALLGSHVRDPYDLVALGDALVREQMFANDPPPLATLPDLREAMDAARRVGGPALRRACERIRTRSASRMETRSRLILVDAGLPEPELNHMIRDRTGAVVACVDLAYPEQRVAMEYEGEHHLTDPRQWSRDIRRYETLAAMGWFVVRITKTDVFDGRAEFVRRVRRALTR, encoded by the coding sequence ATGCCGCGCGACCCGCTTCCCCCGAACCTCGGGCCGGTTTTCAGCGTGGGCGGTGCGCGGGCCGCCGGCGTCTCGCCGTCGCGCCTGCGAGCGAGCGATCTGATCGCGCCGTACCGGGGGGCCCGCGTCACGAAGGACGCTGCGCTCGCCGGAGTCGATCTCGCGGCGGGCACGACGGAGGGCGTCGTGCGGGCTCGAGCGGTTGCGATCGGGCCGACTCTGCCGGCGAACCAGTTCTTCAGCCACCTGACCGCTGCGGTGCTGTGGGGTCTTCCAGTGCCCGCTTCGTTGCTCGTGGATCACGGGCGTGGTCCCCGTGATCTGGACATCGGCGTCTACGCTCCGCTTCGGCACCCGCGCCACGTCGGGGTGAAGGGGCACCAGGTGCGGCCAGACGGCCTCCGGGTCGTCTCGCACCCGGTTCTCGGGGTGCGGGTCACGTCGCCGGCGAGCACGTGGGCGCTGCTGGGGAGCCACGTCCGGGACCCGTACGACCTGGTCGCGCTCGGCGATGCCCTCGTTCGAGAGCAGATGTTCGCGAACGATCCCCCGCCCCTCGCGACGCTCCCCGACCTCCGCGAAGCGATGGATGCGGCGCGGCGGGTGGGCGGCCCTGCGCTCCGCCGCGCGTGCGAGAGGATCCGGACACGCTCGGCGTCCCGCATGGAGACGCGTTCACGTCTCATTCTCGTGGATGCGGGCCTGCCCGAGCCGGAGCTCAATCACATGATCCGTGACCGGACGGGCGCCGTCGTCGCGTGCGTCGACCTCGCCTACCCTGAGCAGCGCGTCGCGATGGAGTACGAGGGAGAGCACCATCTGACCGATCCGCGGCAGTGGTCCCGTGACATCCGGCGCTATGAGACTCTCGCGGCGATGGGCTGGTTCGTCGTGCGCATCACGAAGACCGACGTCTTCGACGGCCGCGCGGAGTTCGTCCGTCGCGTGCGTCGCGCTCTCACCCGGTGA
- the cls gene encoding cardiolipin synthase gives MISITFDATWWLVLVFVVDLAIRIAAIIIVPRNRRPTAAMAWLLAIYFIPLVGVFLFLLIGNPRLPRKRRRKQEDINEYIHDTSASLDFGTLRPHAPDWFTSLVTLNRNLGAMPLAGDNSAHIIGGYQESLDAMADAIRKADRYVHVEFYIFQTDAATDNFFTALEEVCARGVTVRVLLDHWANRGKPFYKATLKRLDAMGAQWHLMLPVQPLKGKYQRPDLRNHRKLLVVDGRVAYTGSQNVTDSTYNLKKNIRRGLHWVDLMVRIEGPVVASVNAVFLSDWYSETDEVLTDEIDLFDVTSGPGDLDCQIIPSGPGFEFQNNLKLFAALLYSAQRKIIVVSPYFVPDEALLLAITTACQRGIHVELFVSEEGDQALVYHAQRSYYEALLRAGVKIWMYQRPFILHSKSMTIDDEVAIVGSSNMDMRSFGLNMEISMLVRGEEFVREMRAVEDGYRSLSRELTLDEWEQQPLRSTVLDNLARLTSALQ, from the coding sequence GTGATCAGCATCACGTTCGACGCGACGTGGTGGCTGGTGCTCGTCTTCGTGGTCGACCTGGCGATCCGCATCGCCGCGATCATCATCGTGCCGCGCAATCGGCGTCCGACGGCCGCCATGGCCTGGCTCCTGGCGATCTACTTCATCCCGCTCGTCGGCGTCTTCCTCTTCCTGCTGATCGGAAACCCGCGCCTGCCCCGCAAGCGCCGCCGCAAGCAGGAGGACATCAACGAGTACATCCACGACACCTCGGCGTCCCTCGACTTCGGCACGCTGCGCCCGCACGCGCCCGACTGGTTCACCTCGCTCGTGACGCTCAACCGCAATCTCGGCGCCATGCCGCTGGCCGGCGACAACTCCGCGCACATCATCGGCGGCTACCAGGAGAGCCTCGACGCGATGGCGGACGCCATCCGCAAGGCCGACCGCTATGTGCACGTCGAGTTCTACATCTTCCAGACGGATGCTGCGACCGACAACTTCTTCACGGCGCTCGAGGAGGTCTGCGCCCGCGGGGTCACGGTGCGTGTGCTGCTGGACCACTGGGCCAATCGCGGCAAGCCGTTCTACAAGGCCACGCTCAAGCGCCTCGACGCGATGGGCGCGCAGTGGCACCTGATGCTCCCGGTGCAGCCGCTGAAGGGCAAGTATCAGCGGCCCGATCTGCGCAACCACCGCAAGCTCCTCGTCGTCGACGGCCGCGTGGCCTACACCGGCTCGCAGAACGTCACCGACTCGACGTACAACCTGAAGAAGAACATCCGCCGCGGCCTGCACTGGGTCGACCTGATGGTCCGCATCGAGGGTCCCGTCGTGGCATCCGTCAACGCCGTCTTCCTGTCGGACTGGTACAGCGAGACCGATGAGGTGCTCACCGATGAGATCGACCTCTTCGACGTGACGTCCGGCCCGGGTGACCTCGACTGCCAGATCATCCCCTCGGGACCGGGCTTCGAGTTCCAGAACAACCTCAAGCTCTTCGCCGCGCTGCTCTATTCGGCGCAACGCAAGATCATCGTCGTGAGCCCGTACTTCGTGCCCGACGAAGCGCTCCTGCTCGCGATCACGACGGCGTGCCAGCGCGGCATCCACGTCGAGCTGTTCGTCTCGGAAGAGGGCGATCAGGCGCTCGTCTACCACGCGCAGCGCAGCTACTACGAGGCGCTGCTTCGCGCGGGAGTGAAGATCTGGATGTACCAGCGGCCCTTCATCCTGCACTCGAAGTCCATGACCATCGACGACGAGGTCGCCATCGTCGGGTCGAGCAACATGGACATGCGCTCGTTCGGTCTCAACATGGAGATCTCGATGCTCGTGCGCGGTGAGGAGTTCGTCCGCGAGATGCGTGCCGTCGAGGACGGCTACCGCTCCCTCAGCCGCGAACTGACCCTCGACGAGTGGGAGCAGCAGCCGCTGCGGTCGACGGTTCTCGACAATCTCGCGCGGCTGACCTCCGCTCTGCAGTAG
- a CDS encoding DUF4192 domain-containing protein, whose product MSTIVKAADAAEFLSLVPRMLGYVPARSLVMIPFARSRSLGAMRFDLPADADIDAFASSAIGLVCRLPDADAVAAVAYTDARFDGERMPHPALFEALERRADASGLRMTDALCVAADGWGSMFDPGLPRGGRPLAELEVAPPGAEDIDDVDGDQSSGAELPAPGLVETERVGRALLAFARAAEVLCGDDISTAEPSDSVDDARVDPQALAAVCGLEDLPGFFEDALEWRVDDIVPYDAAAMVWCLARPSLRDVALVQWSGTFDDGDRALDAQLRWESGEEYPAQLAMRMWGEGDRPDPDRLERALALTRRIAALAPRESRPGALAMCAWLAWGLGLSTHADSYAREACAIEPEHGLSEIVRSFVQAGHLPDWAFRRPAPAR is encoded by the coding sequence ATGAGCACGATCGTCAAAGCGGCGGATGCCGCAGAGTTCCTGTCCCTCGTCCCGCGCATGCTCGGGTACGTTCCCGCGCGCAGCCTCGTGATGATCCCCTTCGCCCGGTCCCGCAGCCTCGGGGCGATGCGATTCGATCTCCCGGCCGACGCCGATATCGACGCCTTCGCGAGCAGCGCGATCGGACTGGTGTGCCGCCTTCCCGACGCCGACGCCGTCGCGGCGGTCGCGTACACCGACGCGCGTTTCGACGGTGAGCGGATGCCGCATCCCGCCCTCTTCGAGGCGCTCGAGCGTCGCGCGGATGCGTCGGGGCTGCGCATGACCGATGCGCTGTGCGTCGCGGCCGACGGGTGGGGGTCGATGTTCGACCCGGGCCTTCCGCGCGGAGGACGACCGCTCGCGGAGCTCGAGGTCGCGCCGCCGGGCGCGGAAGACATCGACGACGTCGACGGCGATCAGTCCAGTGGCGCGGAGCTCCCCGCGCCAGGGCTCGTCGAGACCGAGCGCGTCGGGCGGGCGCTCCTCGCCTTCGCGCGGGCCGCGGAGGTGCTGTGCGGGGACGACATCTCGACAGCCGAACCTTCCGATTCCGTCGACGACGCGCGAGTCGATCCGCAGGCGCTGGCCGCGGTGTGCGGATTGGAGGACCTGCCCGGCTTCTTCGAAGACGCCCTCGAATGGCGGGTGGACGACATCGTGCCGTACGACGCCGCCGCGATGGTGTGGTGTTTGGCGCGACCCTCGCTGCGAGATGTCGCCCTGGTGCAGTGGAGCGGCACGTTCGACGACGGCGACCGCGCTCTCGACGCGCAGCTGCGCTGGGAGTCGGGCGAGGAGTACCCCGCGCAGCTCGCCATGCGCATGTGGGGCGAAGGCGACCGGCCCGACCCCGACCGCCTCGAGCGCGCGCTCGCTCTCACACGACGCATCGCGGCTCTCGCACCGCGCGAGTCACGGCCGGGCGCGCTCGCGATGTGCGCGTGGCTCGCATGGGGACTCGGCCTCTCGACGCACGCTGACAGCTATGCCCGCGAGGCATGCGCCATCGAGCCCGAGCATGGTCTCAGCGAGATCGTGCGGTCGTTCGTGCAGGCGGGCCACCTGCCCGACTGGGCGTTCCGGCGACCGGCTCCGGCGCGATGA
- the lysS gene encoding lysine--tRNA ligase produces the protein MSDATAPEPTEEDIFEQKAVRLAKRERLIAERADAASGPYPVSLPITDTIPALRERFGDLEAGAETGVTAGVAGRVVFSRNTGKLCFATLQSGDGSRIQAMVSLAAVGEESLQAYKELVDLGDHLFVKGEVISSRRGELSIMVSEWTIAAKAILPLPNMYSELSEESRVRSRYLDLIVRDRARETVIARAKANASLRETFASHDFLEVETPMLQVQHGGASARPFITNSNAFDADLYLRIAPELFLKRAVVGGIDRVFEINRNFRNEGADSTHSPEFAMLEAYQAYSDYNGIADLTQELIQNAARAIAGSTTVTWADGTEYDLGGQWERLSMYGSLSEASGRQITPETALDELVAFANEVGADVPPHATHGKLVEELWEHFVKPGLTRPTFVMDFPVDTSPLVREHRTIAGVVEKWDLYVRGFELATGYSELVDPVIQRDRFVEQAKLAARGDLEAMRIDEEFLRALEHGMPPTGGMGMGIDRLLMAITGLGIRETILFPLVK, from the coding sequence GTGAGCGACGCGACCGCGCCCGAGCCGACCGAAGAGGACATCTTCGAGCAGAAGGCCGTGCGCCTGGCCAAGCGTGAGCGACTCATCGCCGAGCGAGCGGATGCCGCATCCGGCCCGTACCCGGTCAGCCTGCCGATCACCGACACGATCCCCGCCCTGCGTGAGCGATTCGGCGACCTCGAGGCCGGCGCGGAGACCGGTGTGACCGCGGGCGTGGCGGGCCGCGTCGTCTTCAGCCGCAACACCGGCAAGCTCTGCTTCGCCACCCTGCAGTCCGGTGACGGGAGCCGCATCCAGGCGATGGTGTCGCTCGCTGCGGTGGGCGAGGAGTCCCTGCAGGCGTACAAGGAGCTCGTCGACCTCGGAGACCACCTGTTCGTGAAGGGCGAGGTCATCTCGAGCCGTCGCGGCGAGCTGTCGATCATGGTGTCTGAGTGGACGATCGCTGCGAAGGCGATCCTGCCGCTCCCGAACATGTACTCCGAGCTCAGCGAGGAGAGCCGGGTGCGCAGCCGGTACCTCGACCTGATCGTCCGCGATCGTGCGCGCGAGACCGTCATCGCCCGCGCGAAAGCGAACGCGAGCCTGCGCGAGACCTTCGCGAGCCATGACTTCCTCGAGGTGGAGACGCCGATGCTGCAGGTGCAGCACGGCGGAGCATCCGCCCGGCCGTTCATCACCAACTCGAACGCCTTCGACGCGGACCTCTACCTGCGCATCGCACCGGAGCTGTTCCTCAAGCGCGCCGTGGTCGGCGGCATCGACCGGGTCTTCGAGATCAACCGCAACTTCCGCAACGAGGGCGCGGACTCCACGCACAGCCCCGAGTTCGCGATGCTCGAGGCCTACCAGGCGTACTCGGACTACAACGGCATCGCCGACCTGACGCAGGAGCTGATCCAGAACGCCGCTCGCGCGATCGCCGGATCGACCACGGTCACGTGGGCGGACGGCACCGAGTACGACCTCGGCGGACAGTGGGAGCGCCTGTCGATGTACGGCTCGCTGTCGGAGGCATCCGGTCGACAGATCACCCCCGAGACCGCGCTCGACGAGCTCGTCGCCTTCGCGAACGAGGTCGGCGCGGATGTTCCGCCGCACGCGACCCACGGCAAGCTGGTCGAGGAACTCTGGGAGCACTTCGTGAAGCCGGGCCTCACCCGACCCACGTTCGTGATGGACTTCCCGGTCGACACGAGTCCCCTCGTGCGCGAGCACCGCACCATCGCAGGGGTCGTCGAGAAGTGGGACCTCTACGTCCGCGGCTTCGAACTGGCCACTGGCTACTCCGAGCTCGTCGACCCGGTCATCCAGCGTGACCGCTTCGTGGAGCAGGCCAAGCTCGCCGCCCGCGGCGACCTCGAGGCCATGCGCATCGACGAGGAGTTCCTTCGCGCGCTCGAGCACGGGATGCCGCCGACCGGCGGTATGGGCATGGGGATCGACCGACTGCTGATGGCGATCACCGGACTCGGCATCCGCGAGACGATCCTCTTCCCGCTGGTCAAGTAG
- a CDS encoding MBL fold metallo-hydrolase, whose amino-acid sequence MKVTRIGGPTVLVEWEGWRILTDPTFDPPGRTYSFGFGTTSTKTAGPAVALEDLGRIDAVLLSHHQHADNLDDAGAEVLGRAATVLTTRAGAKAITHPDIRGLAAGESTTLQAPGRPALRVTATPGRHGAPLTRPIVGPAVGFALTREGAERPGLWMTGDTVLYGALRAAVTGMRPDVMLVHVGAVKFPISGPLAYTMNARDAVELIGLVQPGVAVPAHVEGWSHFSEQEEAAARIFDAAEPPVRDRVRWAPLGEAVDLG is encoded by the coding sequence ATGAAGGTCACACGGATCGGCGGACCGACGGTCCTCGTGGAGTGGGAGGGGTGGCGCATCCTCACGGATCCCACGTTCGATCCGCCGGGGCGCACCTACTCTTTCGGGTTCGGCACGACCTCGACCAAGACCGCCGGGCCGGCGGTCGCGCTCGAGGATCTCGGCCGGATCGATGCGGTCCTGCTCAGCCACCACCAGCACGCCGACAACCTCGACGACGCCGGCGCGGAGGTGCTCGGCCGCGCCGCAACGGTTCTGACGACGCGCGCCGGCGCGAAGGCGATCACTCATCCCGACATCCGAGGGCTCGCGGCCGGCGAGAGCACGACGCTGCAGGCGCCCGGGAGGCCCGCGCTGCGCGTGACGGCCACGCCGGGTCGTCACGGCGCTCCGCTCACGCGGCCGATCGTCGGCCCGGCGGTCGGATTCGCACTGACGCGGGAGGGCGCGGAGCGGCCCGGTCTGTGGATGACCGGCGACACCGTGCTCTACGGCGCGCTCCGCGCCGCGGTCACGGGGATGCGGCCGGATGTCATGCTCGTGCACGTCGGCGCCGTGAAGTTCCCGATCTCGGGCCCGCTCGCGTACACGATGAACGCCCGCGATGCGGTCGAGCTGATCGGGCTCGTCCAGCCGGGAGTCGCCGTGCCGGCCCACGTCGAAGGCTGGAGCCACTTCTCCGAGCAGGAGGAGGCGGCCGCGCGCATCTTCGACGCGGCGGAACCGCCCGTTCGCGATCGAGTGAGGTGGGCGCCGCTCGGCGAAGCGGTGGACCTGGGCTGA
- the panC gene encoding pantoate--beta-alanine ligase: MISTVVELRTRLAEARAAAPDGARIALISTIGALHDGHIDLVHRAREVADLVVVSVFVNPLRFATTAEFAAYPRTPDDDRRLLESLGVDLVFAPGAAELLPDGTATTKVSAGDLGLRYEGRMRPFYFDGLLTVEAKLLNLVRPDVAIYGERDPQRVFLVRRMIRDLFFDVEVATVETVRGDDGLPVSTRVGMLEDRDLAAAGMLPAALDAAASNADRGVDACIAAAQSALMGEPRIRLEYLSVVDPTTFLPVDEGHQGPALALIAASVAGHRFIDNALIYIS; encoded by the coding sequence ATGATCAGCACCGTCGTCGAGCTGCGCACCCGTCTGGCCGAGGCCAGAGCCGCCGCTCCGGATGGAGCCAGGATTGCGCTCATCTCGACGATCGGCGCACTCCACGACGGCCACATCGACCTCGTCCACCGCGCACGTGAGGTGGCCGACCTCGTCGTCGTCTCGGTGTTCGTCAACCCGCTGCGCTTCGCCACCACAGCGGAGTTCGCCGCCTACCCGCGGACGCCGGACGATGATCGGCGACTGCTCGAATCCCTCGGTGTGGATCTCGTGTTCGCCCCCGGCGCGGCGGAACTGCTCCCCGACGGAACCGCGACCACGAAGGTGAGTGCGGGAGACCTCGGCCTCCGCTACGAGGGCCGCATGCGTCCCTTCTACTTCGACGGGCTGCTCACGGTCGAGGCGAAGCTGCTGAATCTGGTGAGACCGGATGTCGCGATCTACGGCGAACGCGATCCGCAGCGGGTCTTCCTCGTCCGCCGCATGATCCGCGACCTGTTCTTCGACGTCGAGGTCGCGACGGTCGAGACGGTCCGTGGCGACGACGGTCTTCCGGTGTCGACGCGCGTCGGCATGCTGGAGGACCGCGACCTCGCAGCAGCCGGCATGCTTCCCGCCGCGCTCGACGCCGCCGCCTCGAACGCCGATCGAGGCGTCGATGCGTGCATCGCGGCCGCGCAGTCGGCGCTCATGGGCGAACCGCGCATCCGACTCGAGTACCTCAGCGTCGTGGATCCGACGACCTTCCTTCCTGTCGACGAGGGTCATCAGGGCCCCGCACTCGCACTCATCGCGGCGAGCGTCGCCGGCCACCGCTTCATCGACAACGCGCTGATCTACATCAGCTGA
- a CDS encoding DUF2520 domain-containing protein produces MNRDGRLGIGIIGAGKVGPVVGAALGGAGHAVVGITAGSDPERVEAVLPGVPTLEPAEVVRRSELVIVAVPHDQLEGLVAGLAALDAWQPGQLVLHTDPAFGTGVLAPAVAQGAIPLAVHPALVFTGTSMDLRQLATAYAAVTAPGPVLPIAQALAVELGCEPVVIAEADRPVYAEGVGAATEFSRSIVRQSAGLLAEAGVPNPGAYLSALVHSTIDHALAEAGSGAPGDPTATIDG; encoded by the coding sequence ATGAACCGGGACGGCCGTCTCGGCATCGGGATCATCGGCGCCGGCAAGGTCGGTCCGGTCGTCGGAGCGGCGCTGGGCGGCGCGGGCCATGCGGTCGTGGGCATCACCGCGGGGTCCGACCCGGAGCGGGTCGAGGCGGTGCTCCCCGGTGTGCCCACTCTCGAGCCGGCCGAGGTGGTGCGGCGCAGTGAGCTCGTGATCGTCGCCGTGCCGCACGACCAGCTCGAAGGGCTGGTCGCCGGGCTGGCCGCGCTGGATGCGTGGCAGCCGGGCCAGCTGGTGCTGCACACCGATCCGGCCTTCGGTACGGGCGTGCTCGCACCCGCGGTGGCCCAGGGCGCGATTCCCCTGGCCGTGCATCCCGCTCTCGTGTTCACGGGCACGTCGATGGACCTCCGCCAGCTCGCAACGGCGTACGCCGCGGTCACGGCGCCGGGTCCCGTTCTTCCGATCGCCCAGGCGCTCGCCGTCGAGCTGGGCTGCGAGCCCGTGGTCATCGCCGAAGCGGACCGCCCGGTGTACGCCGAGGGCGTCGGCGCGGCGACGGAGTTCTCGCGCTCGATCGTGCGCCAGTCGGCGGGTCTGCTGGCCGAGGCGGGCGTGCCGAATCCGGGGGCGTATCTGTCGGCGCTGGTGCACTCGACGATCGACCATGCGCTCGCCGAAGCGGGTTCCGGTGCACCGGGCGACCCCACCGCTACGATCGACGGATGA